The genome window ATACGGTTGCCAATGGGAGTATCTATAAATTCCACATAGGATGATTCCCGCAGTAGATCGGCGGTGTCTTCCTTATAGGTTCCGCGTGGGTCGGCTTTGTTGATGAAGGTCAGGCAAATCAAGCCAGGATTGAACGGCGACATTTCCGCTATGAGATTTTCCACTTTGCGCAACGTCCAAATATCCAGGGAGCGCGGCGCGAAAGGAATAAGATAGGCATGCGATACAGAAAGGGCGGATCGTTGGCTTACGGTGTCGCGGCCTCCCGTATCAATCACCACATCATCATATTTCTTGGCCAGCCTGGCCACATTAGCATTCAACTCGCTGCCGGTGATTTTAACGGCAGTATAGCCTAATTCTCCATTCAGGCTTTGATGTCGAAAGGAAGTAAAGTCCGTGGCGGATTCCTGATCGTCAGCATCTACGAGAATTACGTCCCGTCCCAGCTTGGACAAATAGACTGTTAAATTGGTGGCAATAGTTGTTTTGCCGCTTCCGCCCTTAATACCGCCTATGGTGTAAATCATGTTGTAATTCCAAAATAGTATTGGGTTGTAAATTTAGTTGTAAAAGCAGTTCTATCTATTGTTCTACGCAAAGGGTAGTCAAATATTTATTACTATCCCTTCGCATAGCTGCATATATCTGTAATACAGATAATTAGTCGCTCATGCTGACTTTTGGTAGTTGGTGCCAGTCCGTTGTAAATGCTGCGCTACGTCTTTCGGCTCTGGGCTGCCAGGTTCTTTTACCTTTTGTGCCCTGTACGGCAAAGCTGATCGTATCGCGGCCATACTTCCCATTAATACGATCCATAGCTTTTGAGATCTGATCCCACCTATCACGGCTTCCATTGTCAAACATACTCTGCTGCACCTGGTCATCAGGGATGATACCTGTTACGATAACGCCGGCTTTCTTGTATTCGTAGCCGGCACGGTAAATCTGGCTCAGTCCATGCAGTGCATATTTGATGAGTTCCGCGCTGTTGCCTGGGGCTGGGAATATTCAAGGTTTGGCTTTTGCTATATTGGGGCTGCTCTGGCTTAAATCGGTTTGTTTGAA of Salmonirosea aquatica contains these proteins:
- a CDS encoding AAA family ATPase yields the protein MIYTIGGIKGGSGKTTIATNLTVYLSKLGRDVILVDADDQESATDFTSFRHQSLNGELGYTAVKITGSELNANVARLAKKYDDVVIDTGGRDTVSQRSALSVSHAYLIPFAPRSLDIWTLRKVENLIAEMSPFNPGLICLTFINKADPRGTYKEDTADLLRESSYVEFIDTPIGNRISFANAAASGLGVIEIKPTDEKAVAEMTELYNGITNALESNNNKKKITT
- a CDS encoding DUF4113 domain-containing protein, which encodes MKYALHGLSQIYRAGYEYKKAGVIVTGIIPDDQVQQSMFDNGSRDRWDQISKAMDRINGKYGRDTISFAVQGTKGKRTWQPRAERRSAAFTTDWHQLPKVSMSD